A window of Gimesia sp. contains these coding sequences:
- a CDS encoding diguanylate cyclase, whose protein sequence is MRVSVTFRIVTGLVILTLSTMLIACSLNLAPNLSRVQMEERARYCEALAVSSSLFLTQDNSEALQDYLEAVVKQNPEIGSAVLSKQDGEVFLHAGPIVNLADADLASKFNQVRIELREQNLPWGQLEIYYPIQHGSLLSLWHRPMTRYIVFVIGCCFLLFALFLRKTLQSLNPSRVIPGRVQDALDTLAGGLLILDTKEQIVLANKTIARALRTTPEQLQGQPVGKLPWMIQSETEAESENILPWTRVLTDGETHKGITLSLESNTTIADCFVVSCAPVLDDEGRSRGVLVSFEDVTELEKKKSELREMLQALHESREEIQQKNQELEYLATRDPLTSCLNRRSFYEQMETLWAEAQEQGTPLGCVVLDIDHFKSINDNHGHSTGDLVLKGIGATLMELVTAPGVLCRYGGEEFCILLPGHDIDQTAQVAEEYRRAVECLEFEELKVTSSFGATAVSLGAENAQDLLDEADKCLYAAKRGGRNQVSRWDLVPRDMDFSEPVAREPAPIVEEPAAQEPAISSEVALRLGLIMDGLGQMIDRQDFDGLAKLADEVHTLAAAQNLSEVAAAAGQLRDAATTVNVVEAIYLTNQLMEQCREYQSQHIETVAD, encoded by the coding sequence ATGCGTGTTTCAGTCACTTTTCGAATTGTCACAGGACTGGTCATACTCACGCTGAGTACGATGCTGATCGCCTGCAGCCTGAATCTGGCTCCGAACCTGTCGCGCGTGCAGATGGAAGAGCGGGCCCGCTATTGTGAGGCACTGGCAGTCAGCAGTTCGCTGTTTCTGACCCAGGACAATTCTGAAGCACTTCAAGACTACCTCGAGGCAGTCGTCAAGCAGAATCCCGAAATCGGCAGTGCCGTCCTCAGCAAGCAGGATGGAGAAGTCTTTCTGCACGCAGGTCCGATAGTCAATCTGGCCGATGCTGATCTCGCCAGCAAATTCAATCAGGTTCGCATCGAACTGCGGGAGCAGAATCTGCCCTGGGGACAACTGGAGATTTATTATCCGATTCAACACGGGAGCCTGCTGTCATTGTGGCACAGACCGATGACGCGATATATCGTGTTTGTGATTGGTTGCTGTTTTCTACTGTTCGCTCTCTTTCTGCGGAAAACACTGCAGTCGTTGAACCCGTCCCGGGTGATTCCGGGACGGGTACAGGATGCGTTGGATACGCTGGCCGGCGGCCTGTTGATTCTGGACACGAAAGAACAGATTGTTCTCGCAAACAAAACGATAGCGCGTGCACTGCGGACCACACCCGAACAGCTGCAGGGACAGCCGGTTGGCAAACTGCCGTGGATGATTCAGAGCGAGACTGAGGCTGAATCGGAAAATATACTACCCTGGACGCGCGTCTTAACAGATGGGGAGACCCATAAGGGGATTACACTGTCACTGGAAAGCAATACGACTATTGCTGACTGTTTTGTAGTCAGTTGTGCACCGGTGCTGGATGATGAAGGCAGATCGCGGGGAGTACTGGTCAGTTTTGAAGATGTGACCGAACTGGAGAAAAAGAAATCGGAGTTACGCGAGATGCTGCAGGCACTGCACGAATCGCGAGAAGAAATTCAGCAGAAAAATCAGGAGCTGGAATACCTGGCGACGCGCGATCCGCTGACATCCTGCCTGAATCGACGTTCGTTCTACGAACAGATGGAAACCCTCTGGGCAGAAGCACAAGAGCAGGGAACACCATTGGGATGCGTAGTACTGGATATCGATCATTTCAAGTCGATCAATGACAACCATGGGCACTCAACCGGTGACCTGGTATTGAAAGGAATTGGTGCGACGCTGATGGAACTGGTCACGGCGCCGGGGGTACTCTGCCGTTATGGGGGAGAAGAGTTCTGTATTCTCCTGCCGGGACATGACATCGATCAGACCGCCCAGGTGGCCGAGGAGTACCGCCGGGCAGTCGAGTGTCTTGAATTTGAAGAACTGAAAGTGACCTCCAGTTTTGGTGCGACTGCCGTCAGCCTGGGGGCGGAGAACGCCCAGGACCTGCTGGACGAAGCCGACAAGTGCCTGTACGCCGCCAAACGGGGCGGGCGAAACCAGGTTTCGCGGTGGGACCTCGTTCCCCGGGATATGGACTTCAGCGAACCAGTTGCGCGGGAACCAGCGCCTATTGTAGAGGAGCCTGCTGCGCAAGAACCCGCGATTTCTTCGGAAGTAGCGTTGCGGCTGGGCCTGATCATGGACGGACTGGGACAGATGATTGACAGGCAGGACTTTGACGGTCTCGCGAAGCTGGCAGATGAGGTTCACACGCTGGCAGCCGCGCAGAACTTGTCTGAAGTGGCTGCAGCGGCCGGCCAGTTACGGGATGCAGCGACGACCGTGAATGTGGTTGAGGCGATCTATCTGACCAACCAGCTCATGGAGCAGTGTCGGGAATATCAGTCACAGCACATTGAAACCGTTGCGGATTAG
- a CDS encoding Ig-like domain-containing protein gives MEAFQLEELLMLSAVPLPVDVIDPSLTADADASATTGVSPAPSVDGAETMQVADVPAEESSTLSDSVDDLLQEFGLSDAFDEANRDLELVFIDDSTDHYQQLIDDLLAQNDEQCQLEIILLDSEQDGILQISEALQNYSEVDAIHFVSHGTPQSVKLGATWLSLENLDRFSEAITGWSESFSAGTDLLFYGCDLAATASGQELLRQIQELTGADIAASSDDTGAASLGGDWDLEYELGDLETDVVFSSLVQNEWLGLLATETVRDQFGSQSYGNNDGTQHWNGNWVEYDNSGGTQSASTGDVRITGGELRMVGDSGAENSVTREVDLSTAHDATLSFDAVSSGTEAGDTFSVQISDNGGSSWTVLDTLTDFNGAYSRDISSYMAADTQIRIQIESGYDGGLLGILFVEYLYIDNVQVSYTVNEAPEITSDGGGAAAVVNVAENSTAVTTVTATDGNLDTPSYAISGGADAARFTIDDVTGELAFISAPDYESPTDNNTDNIYEVIFEASDGFGGSDTQTILVTVTPVNETPAAANNTVTTSEDTPYTFTAADFNFSDIDGDTLASVRITALETVGALQLSGVDVTLNQVVSRTDIDAGNLRFSPVTNASGSGYDSFGFTVNDGALESSPSNTMTVDVTAVNDAPTAADNTVTTSEDTPYTFAAADFNYSDIEGSPLASVRITALEIVGSLQLSGVDVTLNQVISRADIDAGNLTFSPVANASGTGYDSFSFTVNDWTLDSAPSNTMTVDVTPVNDAPTAADNTVSTSEDTTFTFSAVDFNFSDIEGDSLASVQITSLETVGALQLSGVDVTLNQVISRADIDAGNLTYTPVANANGAGYASFGFSVNDGTADSVSSYAMTVDVTPVNDAPTAADNTVTTNEDTAYVFTFADFNFSDIDGDTLASVRITTLETLGDLQLSGVDVTLNQVVSRADIDAGNLTFTPATNASGASYDSFGFTVNDGTADSVAAFTLTVDVNVVNDAPTAADNTVTTNEDTPYVFNAADFNFNDIDGDPLASVRITSLESVGALQLSGVDVTLNQVISRADIDAGNLTFTPVANASGAAYDSFTFTVNDGTIDSAGGYTLTVDVTPVNDAPTGADNTVTTGENTVYTFTAADFGFGDIDGDALTSVQITSLETVGALQLAGVDVTLNQILSKADLDAGNLTFTPVADTSGAAYDNFGFTVNDGTVNSVATYTMTVDITPDPGNMILDQFGTQSYSNNDGTVNWSSSWVENDSSGGAQSPSNGDVRVMGGTLRMVGESGADNSATREADLSMAHDATLSFDALSSGTESNDSFSVQISDNGGSSWTVLDVLTDFTGSYSRDISAWTAADTQIRIQIDSGYDGGLLGILFVEYLYVDNVQISYTINSPPVITSDDGGPAAVANVAENTTAVTTVAASDPDLDSINYSISGGTDAALFTIDNLTGELAFISPPDYESPVDANTDNVYEVTIAANDGYGGSDSQTMLITVTPVNEPPTAADNTVTTAEETAYTFTAADFNFIDGDGDSLASVTITSLESVGTLQLSGVDVSLNLVISRADIDAGNLTFMPGLNASGTSYDSFGYSVNDGTFESTGTYTLSVDVTPVNDAPTSSDNTVTTSEDVPYVFSAADFNFSDIDGDSLASVRITALETVGTLQLSGVNVTLNQVISRADIDAGNLTFTPVANASGTGYDSFGFSVGDGTLYSSPASTMTINVNAVNDAPTAADNTVTTSEDTPYIFTAADFNFSDVDGDSLTSVRITSLVTSGALQLSGVDVTLNQAISRADIDAGNLMLVPAANANGTSYASFTFTVSDGALESTPGNVLTVDVTPVNDAPTASDNTVTTSEDTAYVFTAADFNFSDIDGDSLASVRISALATLGTLQLSGLDVTLNQMISRADIDAGNLTFVPVPDANGVGYASFGFVVSDGALEVSVPGSMTVNVTAVNDAPTALDNTVTTDEDTPYTFTAADFNFSDIDGDPLVGIRISTLPAVGILQLSGLDVTLGQIISRADIDAGELTYVPVENGNGVAYASFDYVVSDGSLEALTSSTMTVDVTAVNDAPVITSSGGGLSATLRLSGVLSTVATIEATDVELGLQILTFSVSGGLNADLFNIDANTGELSFAASAELDSPLGGNVFEVEVQVSDDLGGTATQLLTVIVDQVNQLFPSDPDQPDDPGNSDDPSQPDPSDDTTDTGGAGDGLGSGTGNEDIIFSELPAGEGDLFTERGRETQVDNSAFFCIGSPLDTSTPGGILPDFSVVTSTSNLVTDFGYEAGGWHTTRMALLQASFDPVTHRLEVNTASVVYSELVSTRYEDIQEQVNLTTDSEERLISAAAVVTTTVSSGLLIWLLQGGYLMAGLASSLPTWRFMDPIAVLDQFGEDCEEEGDSLQSIIEQAEASAPVNESELL, from the coding sequence GTGGAGGCATTCCAGCTCGAAGAGCTGCTGATGCTGAGTGCGGTTCCCTTGCCTGTGGATGTGATCGATCCGAGCCTGACCGCGGATGCGGATGCCAGTGCTACAACTGGTGTCAGTCCCGCCCCATCCGTTGATGGGGCTGAAACGATGCAGGTCGCAGATGTGCCTGCAGAAGAATCGTCCACTCTGAGTGACTCTGTCGATGACCTGCTGCAGGAGTTCGGGCTGTCCGATGCGTTTGACGAGGCAAATCGCGATCTGGAACTCGTATTTATCGATGATTCGACCGACCATTACCAGCAGCTGATTGATGACCTGCTGGCCCAGAATGACGAGCAGTGTCAACTCGAAATCATTCTGCTGGACAGTGAGCAGGACGGGATTCTGCAGATCAGTGAAGCATTACAAAATTATTCTGAAGTCGATGCGATCCATTTTGTTTCGCATGGAACGCCGCAGTCGGTCAAACTGGGGGCGACCTGGTTGAGCCTGGAGAATCTTGATCGCTTCTCGGAAGCCATAACCGGCTGGAGTGAGTCGTTCTCTGCAGGAACCGATCTGCTGTTTTATGGATGTGACCTGGCAGCCACCGCTTCCGGTCAGGAACTGCTGAGACAGATTCAGGAACTGACGGGAGCCGACATCGCCGCGAGTTCAGATGATACGGGTGCGGCCAGCCTGGGTGGAGACTGGGATCTGGAGTATGAACTGGGGGATCTGGAGACCGACGTGGTGTTCTCATCCCTGGTACAGAATGAATGGCTGGGTCTGCTGGCAACGGAGACGGTGCGTGACCAGTTCGGCAGTCAGTCTTATGGCAATAATGACGGTACCCAGCACTGGAATGGTAACTGGGTGGAGTATGATAACTCGGGAGGCACTCAGAGCGCCAGTACAGGTGATGTCAGAATTACCGGTGGTGAACTGCGGATGGTGGGCGACAGCGGTGCCGAGAACAGTGTGACCCGAGAAGTCGATCTTTCCACGGCTCACGATGCCACTCTCTCTTTCGATGCGGTTTCCAGTGGAACAGAAGCTGGTGACACTTTCTCGGTCCAGATTTCCGATAATGGGGGTAGTTCCTGGACCGTGCTGGATACTCTGACGGATTTTAACGGAGCCTATAGCCGGGATATTTCGTCCTATATGGCAGCAGATACACAGATCCGTATCCAGATCGAATCTGGCTATGATGGCGGTCTGCTGGGGATCCTGTTTGTCGAGTATTTATACATTGACAATGTGCAGGTGAGTTACACGGTCAACGAAGCACCGGAAATCACTTCTGATGGTGGCGGAGCAGCGGCGGTGGTGAATGTGGCCGAGAATTCGACTGCTGTGACGACCGTGACCGCGACCGATGGGAACCTGGATACACCGAGCTATGCGATATCGGGTGGCGCAGATGCAGCTCGTTTCACGATCGATGACGTCACGGGGGAACTCGCCTTTATCTCTGCTCCCGATTATGAGAGTCCCACCGACAACAACACCGACAACATTTATGAAGTGATTTTCGAGGCCAGCGACGGGTTTGGCGGTAGTGATACGCAGACGATTCTGGTGACCGTGACTCCCGTGAACGAGACACCCGCCGCAGCAAATAATACGGTGACCACCAGCGAGGACACGCCTTATACGTTTACCGCAGCCGACTTCAATTTCAGTGATATCGACGGCGATACCCTGGCGAGCGTGCGCATCACGGCTCTGGAGACGGTTGGGGCACTGCAACTGTCAGGTGTGGATGTAACGCTGAACCAGGTGGTCAGCCGGACCGACATTGATGCAGGCAATCTCAGATTTAGCCCGGTCACAAATGCCAGTGGCTCGGGGTACGACAGCTTTGGGTTCACTGTCAACGATGGGGCACTGGAATCCTCACCCTCGAACACCATGACTGTGGATGTGACCGCGGTTAACGATGCACCGACGGCTGCTGACAATACGGTGACCACCAGCGAGGATACGCCTTACACGTTCGCCGCAGCCGACTTTAATTATAGCGACATCGAAGGGAGTCCCCTGGCGAGTGTCCGGATTACCGCTCTGGAGATTGTGGGATCTCTGCAATTGTCGGGTGTGGATGTGACATTGAACCAAGTGATCAGCCGGGCTGACATCGATGCGGGCAATCTCACGTTTTCACCAGTGGCGAATGCCAGTGGCACCGGTTACGACAGCTTTAGCTTCACTGTGAACGATTGGACGCTGGATTCTGCTCCCTCCAATACGATGACCGTCGATGTCACTCCGGTAAATGATGCTCCAACGGCTGCTGACAATACTGTGAGCACCAGTGAGGATACCACCTTTACATTCTCGGCGGTCGATTTTAATTTCAGTGACATCGAGGGAGATTCGCTGGCGAGCGTGCAGATTACTTCGCTGGAAACAGTGGGGGCTTTGCAACTCTCGGGCGTGGATGTGACGCTGAATCAGGTGATCAGCCGGGCGGACATTGATGCGGGCAATCTCACATATACCCCGGTCGCAAATGCCAACGGGGCCGGTTATGCCAGCTTCGGATTTTCCGTGAATGACGGGACTGCGGACTCGGTTTCCTCGTATGCCATGACGGTTGACGTCACGCCTGTGAATGATGCCCCCACAGCGGCGGATAACACGGTGACGACAAATGAAGATACCGCGTATGTCTTTACGTTCGCTGATTTTAATTTCAGCGACATTGATGGCGATACACTGGCAAGTGTCAGAATCACAACCCTGGAAACCCTGGGAGACTTACAGCTTTCGGGTGTGGATGTGACGCTGAATCAAGTGGTCAGTCGGGCTGACATCGATGCGGGCAATCTGACGTTTACGCCAGCGACGAATGCGAGTGGCGCGAGCTACGACAGTTTTGGATTCACAGTCAATGACGGGACGGCGGATTCAGTCGCTGCCTTTACGCTGACGGTCGATGTGAACGTGGTTAACGATGCTCCGACGGCAGCAGATAACACGGTCACCACCAATGAAGATACGCCCTACGTCTTCAATGCGGCTGATTTTAATTTCAATGACATCGACGGGGATCCACTGGCGAGTGTGAGAATCACATCGCTGGAGTCGGTGGGTGCGTTACAACTTTCTGGTGTTGATGTGACATTGAATCAGGTGATCAGCCGGGCGGATATTGATGCGGGGAACCTGACGTTTACGCCGGTGGCGAATGCCAGTGGCGCGGCGTATGACAGTTTTACTTTCACAGTGAATGATGGCACCATTGATTCTGCTGGCGGATATACGCTGACGGTGGATGTGACTCCTGTGAACGACGCTCCGACGGGGGCTGACAATACGGTTACCACCGGTGAAAATACAGTCTACACCTTCACGGCGGCTGATTTTGGCTTCGGAGATATTGATGGAGATGCTCTGACGAGCGTGCAGATCACATCACTGGAAACAGTGGGGGCCTTACAGCTTGCAGGCGTTGATGTGACATTGAACCAGATTCTCAGTAAGGCAGATCTGGACGCCGGGAATCTGACGTTTACTCCGGTGGCGGATACAAGCGGTGCCGCTTACGACAATTTTGGGTTCACTGTTAATGATGGCACGGTCAATTCGGTGGCCACATATACGATGACTGTTGATATCACACCCGATCCGGGCAATATGATTCTGGATCAGTTCGGGACTCAGTCATACAGTAACAATGATGGGACCGTGAACTGGAGTAGCAGCTGGGTCGAAAACGACAGTTCCGGCGGTGCTCAGAGCCCGAGCAATGGTGATGTGCGGGTGATGGGAGGCACGCTGCGGATGGTTGGTGAGAGCGGTGCAGACAACAGTGCAACGCGCGAAGCCGATCTGTCGATGGCTCACGATGCGACCCTGTCGTTCGATGCTCTTTCTTCAGGAACCGAATCCAATGACTCTTTCTCGGTACAGATCTCGGATAACGGCGGGAGTTCCTGGACGGTGCTCGATGTACTGACCGACTTTACGGGCAGCTACAGTCGGGACATCTCTGCCTGGACAGCCGCTGACACGCAGATCCGCATTCAGATCGACAGTGGATATGACGGCGGCCTGCTGGGGATCCTGTTTGTCGAGTATTTGTATGTCGATAATGTGCAGATCAGTTATACGATTAACAGTCCGCCTGTGATCACCTCTGACGATGGGGGACCGGCGGCGGTCGCGAATGTCGCTGAAAATACAACCGCGGTGACCACGGTGGCTGCCAGTGATCCGGATCTGGATTCCATCAACTATTCCATCAGTGGCGGAACGGACGCGGCGCTGTTTACGATCGATAATCTGACAGGTGAGCTGGCCTTTATCAGTCCGCCTGACTACGAGAGCCCTGTCGACGCGAATACTGACAATGTGTATGAAGTGACTATCGCGGCGAACGACGGTTATGGCGGTTCCGATTCTCAGACCATGCTGATTACGGTGACGCCGGTAAATGAGCCGCCGACAGCTGCCGACAATACGGTGACGACGGCCGAGGAGACGGCTTACACGTTCACCGCTGCGGACTTCAACTTTATTGATGGGGACGGCGATAGCCTGGCGAGTGTGACGATCACGTCCCTGGAGTCGGTGGGCACACTGCAGTTGTCAGGCGTAGATGTGAGCTTGAACCTGGTGATTTCGCGAGCGGACATCGACGCCGGCAATCTGACATTTATGCCGGGTCTGAATGCCAGCGGTACCAGTTACGATAGCTTCGGGTATTCCGTCAACGATGGGACGTTTGAGTCGACCGGAACCTATACGCTGTCCGTCGACGTGACGCCGGTCAATGATGCACCGACTTCGTCAGACAATACCGTGACGACCAGTGAGGATGTGCCTTATGTGTTTTCCGCCGCTGATTTCAACTTCAGTGACATTGATGGGGATTCGCTGGCCAGCGTGCGGATCACGGCGCTGGAGACCGTGGGAACGTTACAACTTTCAGGCGTGAATGTGACGCTGAACCAGGTGATCAGTCGGGCCGACATTGATGCAGGTAACCTGACGTTTACGCCGGTCGCGAATGCCAGTGGGACCGGTTATGACAGCTTCGGTTTCAGTGTCGGCGATGGTACGCTTTACTCGTCGCCCGCGAGTACCATGACGATCAACGTGAATGCGGTTAACGACGCCCCCACGGCGGCCGATAATACGGTGACGACCAGCGAAGACACGCCCTATATCTTCACGGCTGCTGATTTCAACTTCAGCGATGTGGATGGGGACTCGCTGACCAGTGTCAGGATTACCTCTCTGGTGACGTCAGGAGCGTTACAGCTGTCGGGCGTCGATGTAACATTGAATCAGGCGATCAGCCGGGCGGATATCGATGCGGGAAACCTTATGTTGGTTCCAGCGGCGAATGCAAATGGAACGAGTTATGCCAGTTTTACGTTCACTGTGAGTGATGGGGCACTGGAATCGACTCCGGGAAATGTACTGACAGTCGATGTGACGCCGGTTAATGATGCACCGACGGCTTCTGACAACACGGTGACAACCAGCGAGGATACTGCTTACGTCTTTACTGCTGCTGATTTCAATTTCAGCGACATCGACGGCGATTCTCTGGCCAGTGTCAGAATCAGTGCCCTGGCTACTTTGGGAACGCTGCAGTTGTCGGGCCTGGATGTGACACTCAACCAGATGATTAGCCGGGCCGACATTGATGCAGGGAATCTCACGTTTGTGCCGGTGCCTGATGCCAACGGCGTGGGGTATGCCAGCTTCGGGTTTGTGGTCAGTGATGGTGCGCTGGAAGTGTCAGTTCCAGGTTCGATGACGGTGAATGTGACTGCAGTGAATGATGCACCGACGGCTCTGGATAACACAGTCACTACCGATGAAGATACGCCTTACACTTTCACTGCAGCAGACTTCAATTTCAGTGACATCGATGGAGATCCCCTGGTGGGGATTCGAATCAGTACCCTGCCAGCGGTAGGCATCTTGCAGCTGTCCGGTCTGGATGTGACTCTGGGGCAGATCATCAGCCGCGCGGACATTGATGCCGGTGAATTGACCTACGTACCTGTGGAGAACGGAAATGGTGTGGCTTATGCCAGCTTCGATTATGTGGTGAGTGATGGCAGTCTGGAAGCATTAACTTCGAGCACGATGACTGTTGATGTAACGGCGGTCAACGACGCACCGGTGATCACTTCCAGCGGAGGGGGGCTGAGTGCGACCCTGCGGCTTTCCGGAGTGCTGTCGACGGTTGCTACCATTGAAGCGACCGATGTCGAACTGGGGCTTCAGATACTGACCTTCTCAGTCAGTGGGGGGCTGAATGCGGACCTGTTTAACATTGATGCGAATACAGGCGAACTGTCGTTTGCAGCGTCTGCAGAGCTCGATTCGCCTCTGGGGGGAAATGTCTTTGAAGTGGAAGTGCAGGTCAGTGATGACCTGGGAGGAACCGCAACACAGTTACTGACGGTGATCGTGGATCAGGTGAATCAGCTCTTCCCTTCCGATCCGGATCAGCCGGACGATCCGGGCAATTCCGATGATCCCAGTCAGCCTGATCCATCCGATGATACTACGGACACAGGGGGAGCGGGAGACGGCCTGGGCAGCGGTACCGGGAATGAAGATATCATCTTTTCTGAACTCCCTGCAGGAGAGGGGGATCTGTTCACAGAACGAGGCCGGGAGACACAAGTTGATAACAGTGCATTTTTCTGTATTGGCTCTCCTCTCGATACCAGTACACCGGGCGGCATTCTGCCCGACTTTTCTGTTGTGACTTCGACCAGCAATCTGGTCACGGACTTTGGTTATGAAGCCGGGGGCTGGCATACGACGCGGATGGCACTGCTACAGGCATCCTTCGATCCAGTGACACACAGGCTGGAAGTCAATACGGCAAGTGTGGTCTATTCTGAACTGGTGAGTACCCGCTACGAGGATATTCAGGAACAGGTAAACCTGACGACTGACTCAGAGGAGCGACTGATCAGTGCCGCGGCGGTGGTCACGACGACGGTTTCATCCGGGTTGTTGATCTGGCTCTTACAGGGGGGGTATCTGATGGCGGGGCTGGCCAGCAGTCTGCCGACCTGGCGATTTATGGATCCGATTGCGGTGCTTGACCAGTTTGGTGAGGATTGCGAAGAGGAGGGAGATTCTCTGCAGAGTATTATCGAGCAGGCCGAAGCCTCCGCTCCCGTTAACGAAAGTGAGTTGCTCTAA